GCCAGTGGGATATATCTGATCAATCAGGTTTAGGCTAGGGACAATAATCATAGTATTTTAGAAGGTTCTTCAAGAAATCATATATTATTACATAAAGACATATCTAGAGAAATGCAACACATACATTCTCATCCATAGATGTGAATGTATCACATCTGATGATAAATATCTATGTGGAAAGATATTAGAGCTTATACAGCCATGAAAACTTGCAAATAAAATTCCACACATGATTATGGATATACCTGTATTCTTATGCATGTATAGAGGTTTGTTCATATGTTCATctacataaatttatatatgtgCCTATGTACATTAAAACATGGTTACACAGAcaggtatatacacatatgcatgccCCTACATACATCATCTCATTCTATATTTTCTCAGAATTTGACTTTGTTTTTGAATTTGTTCCCTCTGGGACTCTTCTCTCTTGGCCTACCTCTCTCTTACAGGTCCAGTAAGAGGAAGCATATTTTTCTGAGGCTGGTTTGTCTGAATATCCCAGGGGACAGACTAACAaaaatggaggaaggagagggctggTTCTGGAGTCACAGTTAATAAGAAGGCCAGCCTACTCCTGCCTCCAACTAGCAACCTAGAGACCAGGCCGGAGACCAACCCCATTGAAAGTCTGAGACCAACCCACACTGGGTCTTCATAGATGAGTGAATTGCGCCTGGAAGTCCAGTCAATAGGAGCAAGAGGATGAGAAATTTGTCCAAGCAAGCTCAACCTGGGGCTTTTGCTCTGACATGCAGTTCATTTctagtatacattttattttctctttcttcatgtcATGAAAGACTCTACCTTGGAGGACATAGACTTTTTggtgtttgggtttttgtttttaactttttattttgtattggagtacagctgaCAAGCAATGCTGTAATAGTTTGAGgcaaacagcaaagggactcagccacacatatacatgtatccattctcccctaaactctccttttattcaggctgccacataacactgagcagagttccctgtgctatatagtaggacattgttggttatcctttttaaatgtagcagtgtgtacatgtccatttcAAACTGCCTAATTATCCCTGCCCTCCTACCCTTCCCCCTCTGATAAACATAAGACACAGACTTTTGTCCAGAAAGTCAGTGTGACTGAGAAACATTTGGAGTCTGTGTTGTTTACTTCCTCTCTGTTAATTCGGGAAACCTGGGACAAGGAAGCCTCCATTTTTTCCTCAAATCCATCTCTTTTAAATAGTCATGCAACTCTTTTTAAATCTATCTTCCTTTCTTATGCCTATTTATCCTCCTCTTTTTCACCTTCCACACCCAATAAATAGGCCTTGTCCCCTCCAACCCTTGTAGGCAGCTGCATGACCTTTAAGGCATGGTCACTCTTAAACCCAACTCCATGGATGACCTACGCTTCACcagttcatttctttctctggctgATTGGCTTTATCTTCATCCCCTTCTTAGTCATTATCTCTATTTTCCTTGTATggcttttcttctgtattttttttttcttcttttctttctcctctcctaaCTTTAAGTTTTGCAACAGTGATTTACCAAGTCAATTTAAATACCAATTTCTCACTCTCTCAAGTTGTAAATTGGGTGTGACTTGGTTGTTTTGAGCAtttagatgattaaaaaaaaaagatgacaaacATGAAGCTAACATACGGCTGCTTCCTTTTACTTGACAGGTGACACTTAGTACTGATGGTTCTAACTAATGACTCTTTTttcatgaaaacatttttctacttctttgttATTAATGCACAGAGGAGATATAGAAAGCAGCAGACTTTTTAATATGTGTGAGACGAAGTGTCCCTGATGAATCAGGAAACAGGGTTAAATGATTTCTTAGAGACACTCCAGATACTTGTAATGTATCTTGGGGTAAAGATATAAAGTTGGTGTCATCAACCAGAAAAATTAAAGCGATTAAGAAATGGCTTAATtgcaaaagaaaaactgaatattACTCATAAAAGAGGGAAGATAAAAGCCTACACAAAAACTAATTTTATAAAACTTAAGTCCCTGATTGGTATTgatattattattgtcattattattatttcaccaacaatagtaacatttattgaaagtGCATCATACACTAATCATCCACTTACATTGACTTATTTAAGCCCCAAAACAAGCCTATGGagctatatattataattatctccattttacagctcAAAGAATAGCCTGCTAAAAACTATTAATAGAAATCAAAGGTTTAAAATCATGTTTGCAGATTCAACTGTAGCTCACCTTTCAATACATGCAGCTTCTTTATCTCTAGTACATTTTCCCCTGTATCAGGCAGTTTTTTGTTTCCTGTGGGGAATCAGATCTGTTTGCTTGACCTGAGAAGAGAGACATTTTATTCCTCTCATATTTTTTTCTAACACAGAGATTTTGATTGACCTTCTATCCTGAGGCGTTGGTGTTTGTTTCCTCATAGATATGTCTCCTTGTTAGGCAGAGGTTGTTTTCCTCTGTCCTGAAAAGATATCTTTCTCTTGGATAACTTAAACAGATACAGATAGCCTTCCAAGGAAGGGTTTCAGAAGACAGCACACTATTAAGTTGGGCCATTATGGATAAAAATGTTTGTCATTATTCCTGTTTCAGAAACATGGTGTATTAGAAGACATCTAGCTCTTGTATttccaaataaaagcaaatattttatcaaaaaaggaaaagaaacatggtTAAAGGGAACATATTCCcggacttttgtttgctgaacTCGTATACACAGCAAACATCGATTAACCATGTGCCAATGTGTAGACTGACAACAGGAGAAGAATTTCCCAATGAATAGAATATTTTCCCCACTAATAAGAATTCTAAGTGGTGAAAACGTCTTTCTATCAACTTTTATAACACTGTCATTTTTCTATACTCTCCCAATGATGTATAAGAAGCAAAGTAATCACAGGAGTTTCtgactttttggcaccagggaccagttttgtagAAGactatttttccacagactggggtggggatgatttggggatgattcaagaacATTACCTTTATtgtatactttatttctattattatgacATTAGCTTCACCTCAGATGATTAGACATTAGGTCCTGGAGATTGAGGACCCCTGAGAGCTTGTGAAATGAACATAGAGATTTGAGCCCCTTTCAAGGATGTTGAGTCAGGTAAAGGTAGATAATTCTCCAATGGAGGGCAGTTTCCGATGCTACTTGGAAGGGCAGGCATGGACATTTAGAATCTCTAGTATAGATTCTATATTAATGCCGAAGTAATTTTATTCTTAACTCCTATTCCCATCAGTCACTTAAAATCCAACATACTCTAACCAGGATCTATAGAATATCTGATAGATTACAGCTTTCTTTATGTAAGTTTCTTTCTATTAGTACCTTCTTTAAACTATACAATATCATCTCTTCATAGAGACATGAGAAACATCCAATTCCTACCAAATATTCACAGTGACATCACTAAGgggttaattttaattttgaattataaaGTATTCTACCGGATTTCCTTATTCTGGAGTTATATCTACTTGCAAAGATGACTCCACATTTTTATTTAGTATGGAAGACCAAATGGAGCTGGTCATGATAGGAGAAGTGGCATAGGTTTGCAGATAGTACTAGGCAGGTAATTCTCCGATCCTTCTCAGCCTTTCATAACCTTTCTGTGTCTCACCCCAGGCTGCATCCTTGGCATCTTCCTAGGTCAAGCTCCCCAGACTCCAGACATAGGAAAATGTTCAACAGTAGTCAATTCACCCCAAAATATTTTCTGCTGACTGGTCTCCCTGGCCTGGAGCCCCTATACCCTTGGTTTGTCTTTCCATTCTGTACCATGTATCTTGTGGCTCTTGTGGGCAATAGTCTGATTCTGACAGTGATCAAGAAAAATACCTCTCTCCCCCAGCCAATGTATCTATTCCTAGCTATGCTAGCCTTTGCAGAGCTTGGTGTCTCTGCTTCTACCCTGCCCACTGTGCTGGGCATCTTCCTTTTTGGTGCCAATGAGATCTGCTTTGAAGCCTGCCTTTTCCAAATGTTCTCCATACATTCATTTTCCATCATGGAGTCAGGAGTTCTGCTGGCCATGTCTGTGGACCGCTTTGTGGCCATCTACAACCCTCTTCGGTACACCGCCATCCTGACCCTGCCCCGTATTGCTGGTTCTGCTGCTGTTCTCGGACTAAAAGGTGTGATGCTCATGTTTCCATTGCCTTTGCTCCTGAAACATCTGCCCTTCTGTGGCCACAATGTCCTCTCCCACTCCTATTGTCTTCACTCAGACCTAATCCAGCTGCCTTGTGGGAACACTGGCACCAACAGCATTCTGGGGCTCTGCATTGTGACTTCTACCTTTGGACTGGACTCATTGCTCATTGTCATCTCTTATATGCTGATCCTGCACACAGTGCTGGGCATTTCTTCAGGGGAGGGACGACGGAAGGCCCTTGGCACGTGTGCCTCACATATCTGTGCGGTCCTCGTGTACTACGTGCCCATGATCAGTGTGGCCCTGGTGCACCGCTTTGTGAAGCAGGCTGCCCCTGCTGTCCGTCTGTTCCTGGCCAACGTCTATCTTCTGGTGCCTCCTGTGCTCAATCCCATCATCTACAGTGTTAAAACCAAGCAGATTCGCCAGGGGCTAATCTGActctttcttcaaagaaaataagAACGGAGTTGGGGCAATGAGAGGGTTACCCTCAAAGCATTCAGTGTCATCATCCAAGGGGTTCAGGGAGGGAGGGGGTACTCATCACCTTCAAAGTTGGAAAGCTTGATAAAACTGCATGTTGATGAATATGTATTAGAGAGACTGTTCATTGTCCTGTACTCCATGCTGTCATCTAAAATAGTACTGTTTAGTGTTTTGTCAACTATTTATATGTCAACTTAAAAGGCACCTAATCTTTAAGACAGAAATTCCAAATCTTAGCACAGCCCTAGATTCATACTTTCatgctttttctattttgttgtatatatatatatatatgcattatatatatatgcacacatatatatataatgtatctaTTATGTATGTACAcaaggctttcttggtggctcagatggtaaagaatctgtctgcaacaggaggattttattatgtttataacAAAAGAGAGTGTTGAATgttatattctttaaattttataaacaatACACATAGAGAATTCCTTTTGACTCCTTCAAAAGATTTATTACTGTTATCAATTTAGTATGTGTTATTACATATACCAACAAATTGCTATTTTTATGTGGTCAAATTGTTGTACAAAAAGTATTATcaaacgtatgtgtgtgtgtgtgtgatttgttatttcttttttttttttttttactttattttcttgcttatATATCTGGATTTTTTTCCTGAGAATATTTCATAGTGTGGGCAGTTCCTATATCTGTGTTTATACTGGAAACCTGCTCAAACTTTGGGACAATTAGAATCAAGCTAGGTACTAAAACCAAAGTCCTATAACTGAGAATAAGCCTAGAGGGAAGAGTTTTGTGAATCAGGAGTCTGCAAACTTCTTGAGGAATACTGACTTTGGGGAATAAGACTAATTCTCCGTAAAGCTCGGAGGGCCGCACTCTGAAGGGGacactcagggacagcctctagtggactgacaaaTTTTATTATCCAGCTTTTGCAAATATATGGTCTCAGGGAACAGAGCATAAAGCAGACTTGCACGTAGCCTTTCTCGATAAAACATCAAagcattcaagcataaaatacagttcctaccgcccaagccataacatagctttggtgaaactctaaagggagtctcatcatgaaacaacagtccttgctcccagaaacaggtggtcagaaggaagccttcgAACGGCTCAAGGCCGGGCGTATAACACTTTGTTATCCGTTCCCAGCCTCAGGTACTCGGTGAACgctcataaccctttgttatgctcGTTCAGCTTCCAACCTTCATCATGAGTGGAGCAAATACGTTCTCAGTATTGCTtaaagccttccagctcctccacaaTTCTCCTGCTAAGACCTTATTGGAAAATGTCTTATGAAGATGATGACATGGAAAGCAGAGGAGATGTTTGTTAATGCTAGGATATCCTTTGTCCACTTGAGATTTTGAaatgtgagggttttttttttttttactttattttactttacaatactgtattggttttgccatacatgacatgaatccaccacgggtgtatacaagctcccaatcctgaatcccctctcccacctcccaccccatattatctctctggatcatccccatgcaccagccccaagaagcTGACTGAGTCTGAGTCATTGTAGACTGAATGTTAGCAAGGTAATATGGGAAGGGAAATTTTTCTGATACCTTATTTTTCTTGGATTCCTACTGGCCTGTTTCTATCTTTCCCATAGTAGCATTCGTGGCTATGAAGACTAGTCATATTTGTTACTTCTTACTGTTTGTCTCATCCCACACATCACAGTTGTAATcaagtaattatttttatattgctttACCTTTTAAATGCCTCTCTGGTCcactatactttaattttattaAGGCATGGACTGTGTCTTCTCTTCTCATTAGGTACCTCCAGTGATTCCAGACATGCCTGAAATATACTAGCTACTTGGTAAATATTTGGtggatgaataaattaattattgaatgaatgaatacaggtCTACACATATTTCCTTATCTCTTATGTTTATATCAGCCAAAGAAAGAtatggataatttttattttttacttaattaGGCTGTATCTGAATTTTGTTTCTAATCAAGGTTATTTTTCTCTTAACAGATTTGTCTACTACTAAAATAAAAAGGTCAATACATGATTTCATAATACAATATATAGGCATATCTTGCTGatattgtgggtttggttccagacaaCAGTAAAgtaaatatcacaataaaaaaaagtcacacattttttctttggtttctcaATGTacaaaaagttatgtttatactataccATAGTCTACTAAGTGTGCAATAGAACTAGGTCTAAAGAACAATGTACATagcttaataaaaatattttattactaaaaaaaTGCTAATTATTAGCTAAACCTTCAGTGAGTCTTGATTTTTTTGCTGCTGGAGGGGTTTGCCCCCATGTTGATGGCTGCAGATTGATCGGGGTGGTGGTCGCTGAAGTTTGGGGAGGCTGTGGCAATTTTTGTAAAGTACATTAACGTGCATCAGTCTACTGTTCCTTTTATGAAGCAGTTCTCTATAGTATGTTTGATTTCTGATAGTAATTTACCCAAAGTATACCtgctttcaaaattggagtcaatcTCAAACCTTGCCACTGCTTTATCAattaagtttatgtaatattctaaattctttgttttagtttcaaagcaccttcaccaggagtagatttcattttgagaaataactttctttgctcatctctAAGAAGTGGCACCTCATCCATTAAATTTTCATCTTGAGGTTGCAGCAGTTTGGTCACATCTGCAGGCTGCACTTCTAATTCTAGCTCTCTTGCTAAATCGACCTTAACAGGACTTACTTTCTCCACTGAAGTCCTGAACCCCTCCAAATTACTCAGGGTTAATACTTCTTTCAGATTCTTGTTAATGTTTAcattttgacctcttcccatgaattaaaaatgttcttaatggcatctcAAAAGGTGAATAATttccagaaaattttttttcaatttccttttcccAGAACCATTAGAGGAATCACTATATATTGCAATTATAGCACTATATTGACCAGGTACATTAACAATGAGCAGtcacactcatttttttttttttgtcctcagcAGTAATCCTCAGTATTCATGACTGGAGAATCCCGctgatagaggagcttggcaggctgcggtctctctatatatacacatatatatattccactttgctgtaaagcagaaactaacacaacattgtaaaccaactatacctcaataattttaaaaaggttcTATAAAAGGTAGAATTTCTAAGccaactctttttttccctcttgtcaGTCAGAAAATTAGCAAATGAAGCAGCCATCTACATATAATCAAAACTCATTTTGCTCagcaattttaaatcattttaacatTGGATTCTGGAAATGCTCACTTTCTACTAGCTCTTCCACTGTCATTTTATGCTGGGAAGCCCTATTCATCATACCTTTCTGACCAATCTCCCCTTCCCTTGACCCTAACTCAATCTGGAACTTTTTCTCACAATAATATAACCCCTTGGATCCTGTCATCTCCTGATATTAAACATCCTTGATATTTATGGATATCAACATTTTTGTACCTTGGTccttatatatcaaatatatatttgtgaaaGCCATAGTCAATGATCATAGTAGAGGAATATATACTTTCTCTGGGATATAATTTTCTTATAATAGTTATAATAATAGCTAGCCCTTATGATGTACTTCTGATAATCTAGACACTTTTCTAAGCAATCCGTATATATGAATTATCTCATTTTCATACAGGATGCATTCaattattactactattattataCTCATTTCACAGAGGTACTGACTCAGTACACTTACTTGTTTCTTTCAAGGATCCCTGGACATTGAAAAGAAGTGATGTAATTACCTAAGCAATTTCTCCTCAGGGAACCCaagtccctctctcttcctccactCACCAGAGCTGATCAGCTTACAAAGAAGGGCACAGCATCACCCTAGGATGAGGGAAGTATTAAAGCCAAGATGGCTGGGACTTGGTAAACTGAGCTCCCTAGTCCTACTTGATGTTCAGAGGTCAGGTCTGTTTGCGGTGAGTACTCAAGCCCATAAtctccagccctgcctcctgaAGCAGCTTTCAGAAGCAGTTGCCAAGAGTCTCAACTCTACCTCGCAATTTGCCCTCTATATATTTCCATAGTCAGTGGCCATTTTTCTAGCTTCCTGAGCCTGTGTGACAGGATGAGATTTTTCTAAACTTGGTAGCAGatgaagaacaaaataaaaacatccaACTGTCATGGATTTCAGAAAGAGTTTAGTCATCGTACTATCTTCAGTTGGCCATGCAAT
This portion of the Capra hircus breed San Clemente chromosome 15, ASM170441v1, whole genome shotgun sequence genome encodes:
- the LOC102173673 gene encoding olfactory receptor 51I1-like, with protein sequence MFNSSQFTPKYFLLTGLPGLEPLYPWFVFPFCTMYLVALVGNSLILTVIKKNTSLPQPMYLFLAMLAFAELGVSASTLPTVLGIFLFGANEICFEACLFQMFSIHSFSIMESGVLLAMSVDRFVAIYNPLRYTAILTLPRIAGSAAVLGLKGVMLMFPLPLLLKHLPFCGHNVLSHSYCLHSDLIQLPCGNTGTNSILGLCIVTSTFGLDSLLIVISYMLILHTVLGISSGEGRRKALGTCASHICAVLVYYVPMISVALVHRFVKQAAPAVRLFLANVYLLVPPVLNPIIYSVKTKQIRQGLI